A genome region from Elusimicrobiota bacterium includes the following:
- a CDS encoding pyruvate synthase subunit beta produces the protein MTTLKKTKTSIPVAELMSSGHLACQGCGATMAMRYALKGLGDRTVMVVPACCWTVISGANPRSSINLPLLHSPFAAAAATATGVKAGLVSRGDRETTVVAWAGDGGTFDIGIQALSGAADRDEDILYVCYDNEAYMNTGVQRSGGTPSGAWTMSTPAGSARPKKDLDAIMLAHHIPYFATATPAYAEDMVRKFAKARTVKGFRFIHILSPCPPGWKTDPMDSTKLSRLAVQTGLFRLYEVEEGVTRLNMNVTNRKPVEEYLKAQGRFKSMPAGEIAAIQRRVDAAWEPEKGRPS, from the coding sequence ATGACCACGCTCAAGAAAACGAAGACCTCGATCCCCGTCGCGGAGCTGATGAGCTCGGGCCACCTGGCCTGCCAGGGCTGCGGCGCGACGATGGCGATGCGCTACGCGCTTAAGGGGCTGGGCGACCGGACCGTCATGGTCGTGCCCGCCTGCTGCTGGACCGTGATCTCCGGGGCGAACCCGCGCAGCTCGATCAATCTTCCCCTGCTGCACAGCCCCTTCGCCGCGGCCGCGGCGACGGCGACCGGCGTCAAGGCCGGCCTCGTCTCGCGCGGCGACCGCGAGACGACCGTCGTGGCCTGGGCCGGGGACGGCGGCACCTTCGACATCGGCATCCAGGCGCTGTCCGGCGCGGCCGACCGCGACGAGGACATCCTCTACGTCTGCTACGACAACGAGGCCTACATGAACACCGGCGTCCAGCGCAGCGGCGGCACGCCCTCCGGCGCCTGGACGATGTCGACTCCGGCCGGCAGCGCGCGCCCGAAGAAGGACCTCGACGCGATCATGCTGGCCCACCACATCCCCTATTTCGCGACCGCCACGCCCGCCTACGCCGAGGACATGGTGCGCAAGTTCGCCAAGGCGAGGACCGTCAAGGGCTTCCGCTTCATCCATATCCTGTCCCCGTGCCCCCCCGGCTGGAAGACCGACCCGATGGACAGCACGAAGCTGTCCCGCCTGGCCGTGCAGACCGGCCTCTTCCGCCTTTACGAGGTGGAGGAGGGCGTGACGCGCCTGAACATGAACGTCACCAACCGCAAGCCCGTCGAGGAGTACCTGAAGGCGCAGGGCCGCTTCAAGAGCATGCCCGCCGGGGAGATCGCCGCGATCCAGCGCCGGGTCGACGCGGCCTGGGAGCCGGAGAAGGGACGGCCGTCATGA